A region from the Atribacteraceae bacterium genome encodes:
- a CDS encoding DUF1844 domain-containing protein, giving the protein MSWEEEFTEQEETNQEERESEKTQKERETVEPGTVKDIGLYLLNLLSVKGWQYLGLMVHPENGKILVDLTEARKAIDLFSLVFNFFKDGSSREEVRDLQAQLSNLQLNFVEKKKGRET; this is encoded by the coding sequence ATGAGCTGGGAAGAAGAATTCACCGAACAGGAAGAGACGAATCAAGAAGAACGGGAAAGTGAAAAGACCCAGAAAGAGCGGGAGACGGTCGAGCCGGGAACAGTGAAAGACATCGGACTTTACTTATTGAACCTGCTTTCGGTCAAAGGTTGGCAGTATCTGGGTCTGATGGTCCATCCGGAGAACGGAAAAATTCTGGTCGATCTTACGGAAGCCCGCAAGGCCATCGATCTGTTTTCCCTGGTCTTCAACTTTTTCAAGGACGGTTCGAGCCGGGAAGAAGTCCGGGACCTGCAAGCTCAATTGTCCAACCTGCAGTTGAACTTCGTGGAAAAGAAGAAAGGGCGAGAAACTTAG